One window of Agrobacterium tumefaciens genomic DNA carries:
- the traD gene encoding type IV conjugative transfer system coupling protein TraD: MAKSMTSNARKKDTREKIELGGLIVKAGLRYEKRALLLGLLVDGGRRLKGDEEERSRLTAIGAEAFGHDDE, from the coding sequence ATGGCAAAGTCGATGACGTCAAACGCACGCAAGAAGGACACCCGCGAAAAAATCGAGCTCGGCGGGCTGATCGTCAAGGCAGGACTGCGTTACGAAAAGCGGGCGCTGTTGCTCGGGCTGTTGGTCGACGGCGGCCGCCGGCTCAAGGGCGACGAAGAAGAGCGGTCACGCTTGACCGCCATCGGCGCGGAGGCGTTCGGCCATGACGATGAATAG
- a CDS encoding TraC family protein, producing the protein MKKPSSKIREEIARLQDQLKQAETREAERIGRIALKAGLGEIDIEESQLQAAFEEVAKRFRGGKGSATGKRQAGESRTGTEPSAALASGADEGGSGEA; encoded by the coding sequence ATGAAGAAACCATCATCGAAGATCAGGGAAGAAATTGCCAGATTGCAGGACCAGCTGAAACAGGCCGAAACACGCGAGGCCGAACGAATCGGCAGGATTGCGTTGAAGGCCGGTCTTGGTGAAATCGACATCGAGGAGTCACAGCTTCAGGCAGCCTTCGAGGAAGTCGCCAAACGGTTTCGTGGCGGCAAGGGCTCGGCGACCGGAAAGAGACAAGCCGGAGAGAGCCGGACCGGTACCGAGCCGTCCGCGGCGCTCGCGTCTGGCGCGGATGAAGGCGGGTCTGGCGAGGCTTGA
- the traA gene encoding Ti-type conjugative transfer relaxase TraA, translated as MAIAHFSASIVSRGDGRSVVLSAAYQHCAKMEYEREARTIDYTRKQGLVHEEFILPADAPKWVRALIADCSVAGASEAFWNKVEAFEKRSDAQLARDLTIALPRELTSEQNIALVRDFVEKHILGKGMVADWVYHDNPGNPHIHLMTTLRPLTEDGFGAKKVAVIGEDGQLVRTKSGKILYELWAGSTDDFNVVRDGWFERLNHHLTLGGIDLKIDGRSYEKQGIDLEPTIHLGVGAKAISRKAEQQGVRPELERIELNEERRSENTRRILKNPAIVLDLIMREKSVFDERDVAKVLHRYVDDPAVFQQLMLRIILNPEVLRLQRDTIEFATGEKVPARYSTRAMIRLEATMARQAMWLSDKETHAVSTAVLAATFGRHGRLSEEQKAAIECIAGPARIAAVVGRAGAGKTTMMKAAREAWELAGYRVVGGALAGKASEGLDKEAGIESRTLSSWELRWNRGRDVLDNKTVFVMDEAGMVASKQMAGFVDAVVRAGAKIVLVGDPEQLQPIEAGAAFRAIVDRIGYAELETIYRQREDWMRKASLDLARGNVEKALALYNANARIVGERLKAEAVERLIADWNRDYDQTKTTLILAHLRRDVRMLNVMAREKLVERGIVGEGHVFRTADGERRFHAGDQIVFLKNETSLGVKNGMIGHVVEAVPNRIVAVVGDRDHRRHVVVEQRFYSNLDHGYATTIHKSQGATVDRVKVLASLSLDRHLTYVAMTRHREDLQLYYGQRSFAFNGGLAKVLSRKNAKETTLDYGRGKLYREALRFAENRGLHIVQVARTLLRDQLDWTLRQKTKLADLAQRLAAFAERLGLNQLPKTQTMKETAPMVAGIKIFTGSVADTVGDRLGTDPALKQQWEEVSARFRYVFADPETAFRAVNFDTVLADKEAAKAVLQKLEAEPASIGALKGKTGILASKTEREARRVAEVNVPALKRDLEQYLRMRETATLRIVTEEQALRQRVSIDIPALSPAARVVLERVRDAIDRNDLPAALGYALSNRETKLEIDGFNQAVTERFGERTLLSNVAREPSGKLYEKLSDGMRPEQKEQLKQAWPIMRTAQQLAAHERTVQSLKQAEELRQTLRQAPVLKQ; from the coding sequence GTGGCCATCGCCCACTTCTCAGCCAGCATCGTCAGCCGCGGCGACGGCCGCAGCGTGGTGCTGTCTGCGGCCTACCAGCACTGCGCGAAGATGGAATACGAGCGCGAGGCCCGCACCATCGACTACACCCGTAAGCAAGGGCTGGTGCATGAGGAATTCATACTCCCGGCGGATGCCCCGAAATGGGTCCGCGCGTTGATTGCAGACTGTTCTGTCGCCGGGGCCTCTGAGGCCTTCTGGAACAAGGTCGAGGCTTTCGAAAAACGCTCCGACGCGCAGCTGGCCCGCGACCTGACGATTGCACTGCCGCGGGAGCTTACATCCGAGCAGAACATCGCCCTGGTCCGTGATTTCGTGGAGAAACATATCCTGGGGAAGGGCATGGTCGCCGACTGGGTCTATCACGACAATCCCGGCAATCCGCACATCCACCTGATGACCACATTGCGGCCGCTAACCGAGGACGGGTTCGGGGCCAAGAAGGTAGCGGTCATTGGTGAGGACGGCCAGCTGGTTCGCACGAAATCCGGCAAAATCCTCTACGAACTTTGGGCCGGTTCGACGGACGATTTCAACGTCGTGCGCGATGGATGGTTCGAACGGCTGAACCATCACCTGACGCTTGGCGGCATCGATCTCAAGATCGATGGCCGCTCCTACGAGAAGCAGGGAATCGACCTCGAACCGACGATCCATCTCGGAGTTGGCGCCAAGGCAATCTCGCGGAAAGCGGAACAACAGGGTGTTCGGCCGGAGCTCGAAAGGATCGAACTGAACGAAGAACGCCGCTCGGAAAACACCCGCCGCATCCTCAAAAATCCAGCCATCGTGCTCGACCTGATCATGCGGGAAAAGAGCGTCTTCGATGAACGCGACGTCGCGAAAGTGCTGCACCGCTATGTCGACGATCCCGCCGTCTTCCAGCAGCTGATGTTGCGCATCATCCTGAATCCGGAGGTGCTACGGCTGCAGCGCGACACGATCGAGTTCGCGACCGGAGAGAAAGTGCCGGCGCGCTATTCGACACGGGCGATGATCCGGCTGGAAGCGACGATGGCGCGACAGGCGATGTGGCTGTCGGACAAGGAAACGCATGCCGTTTCCACGGCGGTGCTCGCAGCGACTTTTGGGCGGCATGGGCGGCTGTCGGAGGAACAGAAAGCAGCCATCGAGTGCATCGCCGGTCCGGCACGCATCGCCGCGGTCGTCGGACGCGCGGGTGCTGGCAAGACCACGATGATGAAGGCGGCGCGGGAGGCGTGGGAGCTGGCCGGATATCGTGTCGTCGGTGGCGCGCTCGCCGGCAAGGCGTCGGAGGGTCTGGATAAGGAAGCCGGCATCGAGAGCCGCACGCTCTCCTCCTGGGAGCTGCGCTGGAACCGCGGTCGTGACGTGCTCGACAATAAAACCGTCTTCGTCATGGACGAGGCCGGCATGGTGGCCTCGAAACAGATGGCGGGCTTTGTCGATGCCGTCGTCAGGGCAGGGGCAAAGATCGTGCTAGTCGGCGATCCCGAGCAGCTTCAGCCGATCGAAGCGGGGGCCGCTTTCCGCGCCATTGTCGATCGGATTGGTTACGCTGAACTCGAAACGATCTATCGCCAGCGCGAGGACTGGATGCGAAAGGCGTCGCTCGATCTGGCGCGCGGCAATGTCGAGAAGGCGTTGGCGCTCTACAATGCCAATGCGAGAATTGTTGGCGAACGTCTGAAGGCGGAAGCGGTTGAGCGCCTGATCGCCGACTGGAACCGTGATTACGATCAGACGAAGACGACATTGATCCTCGCCCATCTGCGCCGCGACGTGCGCATGCTCAACGTCATGGCGCGCGAGAAGCTGGTCGAGCGCGGCATCGTCGGCGAGGGCCACGTCTTCAGAACGGCTGACGGCGAACGCCGTTTCCACGCAGGCGATCAGATCGTCTTCCTGAAGAATGAGACCTCACTTGGGGTCAAGAACGGCATGATCGGCCATGTCGTTGAGGCTGTGCCAAACCGCATCGTTGCGGTGGTCGGGGATCGGGATCATCGGCGGCATGTTGTGGTCGAACAACGCTTCTACAGCAATCTCGATCACGGCTACGCCACGACGATTCACAAGTCCCAGGGCGCGACCGTCGATAGGGTCAAGGTGCTCGCTTCCCTGTCCCTGGATCGGCATCTGACCTATGTGGCGATGACCCGACATCGCGAGGATCTGCAACTCTATTACGGACAACGATCCTTCGCCTTCAATGGCGGTTTGGCAAAAGTTCTTTCCCGGAAAAATGCGAAGGAAACGACCCTCGATTACGGGCGCGGCAAATTGTATCGCGAGGCGCTGCGCTTTGCTGAAAACCGTGGCCTCCACATCGTTCAGGTGGCGCGAACATTGCTGCGTGACCAACTCGACTGGACGCTGCGCCAGAAGACGAAGCTGGCTGATCTCGCTCAGCGTCTGGCTGCTTTCGCTGAGCGCCTTGGCCTCAACCAACTCCCGAAAACCCAAACGATGAAGGAGACCGCACCGATGGTCGCAGGCATCAAGATATTCACCGGTTCTGTTGCCGATACGGTCGGTGACAGGCTCGGCACAGATCCCGCTCTGAAGCAGCAATGGGAGGAGGTCTCGGCGCGCTTCCGCTACGTCTTCGCCGATCCCGAAACCGCCTTCCGCGCCGTCAACTTCGATACGGTTCTGGCAGATAAGGAGGCAGCGAAAGCGGTCTTGCAGAAGCTTGAGGCGGAGCCGGCATCGATCGGGGCGCTGAAGGGCAAGACCGGTATTCTGGCCAGCAAGACGGAGCGCGAGGCGCGCCGCGTCGCAGAGGTCAATGTTCCCGCCCTGAAGCGCGATCTGGAGCAATATCTGCGGATGCGCGAGACCGCGACGCTGCGGATAGTGACCGAAGAACAAGCCCTGCGCCAGCGCGTCTCGATCGACATCCCGGCGCTCTCCCCGGCCGCACGCGTGGTGCTTGAGCGCGTGCGCGACGCGATCGACCGGAACGATCTGCCGGCGGCCCTTGGATATGCGCTCAGCAATCGCGAGACCAAGCTCGAGATCGACGGGTTCAACCAGGCTGTTACCGAACGCTTCGGGGAGCGGACCCTGCTGAGCAACGTGGCGCGCGAGCCGTCCGGAAAGCTGTACGAAAAACTCTCCGATGGTATGCGGCCGGAGCAGAAAGAGCAGTTGAAGCAAGCCTGGCCGATCATGCGCACGGCCCAGCAGCTCGCCGCCCACGAGCGCACCGTGCAGTCGCTGAAACAGGCCGAGGAATTGCGGCAGACGTTGCGCCAGGCACCGGTGCTGAAACAATGA
- the traF gene encoding conjugative transfer signal peptidase TraF — protein sequence MSKRAVIRFLGVAGLVLSGATVMGLIGGYRVNVTPSEPLGLWRVEKLRRPVQSGDLVFVCPPHNAFFEEAWLRGYLRSGLCPGWFAPLIKSVLALPGQRVEIADRIVIDGHPVSASTVSATDSEGRAIAPFAGGVVPPGFLFLHSSFASSYDSRYFGPIPDSGLLGLARPVFTFDP from the coding sequence ATGAGCAAACGCGCTGTCATCCGGTTTCTCGGTGTCGCAGGCCTCGTCTTGAGCGGCGCCACCGTCATGGGGCTCATCGGTGGTTATCGAGTGAACGTCACGCCGAGCGAACCCCTTGGGCTCTGGCGTGTGGAAAAGCTCCGACGCCCGGTTCAGTCCGGCGATCTGGTGTTTGTCTGCCCGCCGCACAACGCCTTCTTCGAGGAAGCCTGGCTACGCGGCTATCTCCGTTCCGGGCTCTGCCCAGGTTGGTTCGCGCCGCTCATAAAGTCCGTTCTGGCGCTTCCCGGTCAGCGCGTCGAAATCGCCGATCGGATTGTCATCGACGGTCATCCCGTATCGGCTTCCACTGTCAGCGCGACGGACAGCGAGGGCAGGGCGATCGCGCCCTTCGCCGGCGGCGTCGTGCCGCCAGGATTTCTATTTCTCCATTCTTCCTTTGCGAGTTCCTATGATTCACGATACTTCGGCCCGATCCCGGACAGCGGTCTTCTCGGCCTGGCGCGGCCGGTGTTCACGTTTGACCCGTGA
- a CDS encoding conjugal transfer protein TraB, which yields MTRDRWRVALLILLSIAVGAVGWSGEALLLPTAMLFPLLWAQSPSRLVAGAVSAGYFLTASRGLPQGVANFYAADFWHGLLLWLAASAGFVAVHAAFWPARLQKRLPGRGALGWGKPVRYLAAAVLMGLPPFGITGWAHPLTAAGILFPGFGWWGLGATTAGLAMMTSRYWPAAAIALGGFWFWSAATWTQPVLPDGWKGVDLEQGQTLGRDGSLDHHRDLIATVRAAAGAETRVIVLPESALGLWTPTVARLWQAGLRGADITVIAGAAVIDPGGYDNVMVTISEGEARILYRERMPIPVSMWQPWLQWTGQGGGARAHFFANAAEDLAGTRIAPLICYEQLIVWPILHSMLFSPAAIIATGNGWWTEGTSIVAIQQAGVIAWAKLFGRPVVTAFNT from the coding sequence TTGACCCGTGACCGCTGGCGTGTGGCGCTCCTGATCCTGCTTTCGATCGCCGTCGGAGCGGTCGGCTGGAGCGGCGAGGCCCTCCTTCTTCCGACAGCCATGCTCTTTCCGTTGCTATGGGCGCAATCTCCATCACGACTGGTTGCGGGCGCGGTGTCTGCCGGGTACTTCCTCACCGCCTCGCGCGGCCTGCCGCAGGGTGTGGCGAACTTCTACGCCGCCGATTTCTGGCACGGCCTCCTGCTATGGCTGGCGGCCTCGGCCGGCTTTGTCGCCGTGCATGCGGCGTTCTGGCCCGCGCGCTTGCAAAAGAGGCTTCCGGGAAGGGGCGCTCTGGGTTGGGGAAAGCCGGTGCGCTACCTTGCGGCCGCGGTGCTGATGGGGCTGCCGCCCTTCGGCATCACCGGGTGGGCGCATCCACTAACCGCAGCGGGCATTCTGTTTCCCGGCTTTGGATGGTGGGGGCTGGGTGCGACCACAGCCGGCCTCGCGATGATGACATCGCGATACTGGCCGGCTGCTGCCATTGCCCTGGGAGGCTTCTGGTTCTGGTCCGCCGCTACGTGGACGCAACCTGTCCTACCGGATGGATGGAAAGGCGTCGACCTCGAACAGGGTCAAACGCTTGGACGTGATGGTTCGCTTGACCATCACCGTGACCTGATCGCAACGGTGCGCGCGGCGGCAGGAGCGGAAACCCGTGTCATCGTTCTTCCCGAAAGCGCCCTCGGCTTATGGACCCCGACTGTCGCACGGCTTTGGCAGGCAGGCTTGCGAGGGGCGGACATCACCGTGATCGCCGGCGCGGCCGTCATCGACCCGGGCGGCTACGACAACGTCATGGTGACGATCTCGGAGGGTGAAGCACGGATCCTCTATCGCGAGCGCATGCCGATTCCGGTATCGATGTGGCAGCCATGGTTGCAATGGACCGGGCAGGGCGGTGGCGCTCGAGCGCATTTCTTCGCCAACGCGGCCGAGGATCTCGCCGGCACGAGGATCGCGCCGCTGATCTGCTACGAGCAGCTCATCGTCTGGCCCATACTGCACTCGATGCTGTTTTCCCCCGCCGCCATCATCGCCACGGGCAACGGATGGTGGACCGAGGGAACGTCGATCGTCGCCATCCAACAAGCAGGCGTGATCGCCTGGGCGAAACTCTTCGGGCGACCCGTCGTCACGGCTTTCAACACATAA
- a CDS encoding conjugal transfer protein TraH: MVDSALIKECSDPGLKPAIVEEFIERAGAPDPLAVTVRSGNRIVLVPKPTTPDEALALIRQNLGRNIVRVGLTQYPAGLGIVEAGQLKPDLIEPCENIKMGTALFAKVYRIVTKWYGNPTESEVLPQVFEDAIIAWQTGYFEGTAVFRAADPGDVKLPEPEPGVEEERSGAGSDKMKGGNVDALEAEPVDPNRAGIRIDLSGIGARGK; encoded by the coding sequence ATGGTCGATTCCGCCCTCATCAAGGAATGCAGCGATCCCGGCCTGAAGCCCGCGATCGTCGAAGAGTTCATCGAACGGGCAGGGGCGCCGGACCCGCTCGCGGTCACTGTCCGCTCCGGCAACCGCATCGTTCTGGTGCCGAAGCCGACAACGCCGGACGAAGCGCTCGCATTGATACGCCAGAACCTCGGCCGCAATATCGTTCGCGTCGGCTTGACGCAGTATCCCGCCGGGCTCGGTATCGTCGAGGCGGGCCAGTTGAAGCCGGACCTGATCGAGCCTTGCGAAAACATCAAAATGGGCACGGCCCTGTTCGCCAAAGTCTATCGTATCGTCACCAAATGGTACGGTAACCCTACCGAAAGCGAGGTCCTTCCGCAGGTTTTTGAAGACGCGATCATCGCATGGCAAACGGGGTATTTCGAGGGGACAGCGGTGTTCCGGGCAGCCGATCCGGGCGACGTGAAGCTGCCAGAGCCGGAACCAGGGGTGGAAGAGGAAAGGTCCGGAGCCGGTAGTGACAAGATGAAGGGCGGCAACGTCGATGCACTCGAAGCGGAACCGGTCGACCCGAACAGGGCTGGTATTCGGATCGACCTTTCCGGCATCGGCGCGCGCGGGAAGTGA
- a CDS encoding transcriptional regulator, with protein sequence MESEDATLTKKVELRPLVGLTRGLHPADLEKLTIDAIRAHRRLVEKADELFQALPESYKSGKEVGGPQHLCYIEASIEMHAQMSAVSTLISILGYIPNATVN encoded by the coding sequence ATGGAATCGGAAGATGCAACATTGACGAAAAAAGTTGAGCTCCGGCCACTGGTCGGCTTAACTCGTGGACTACACCCGGCTGACCTCGAGAAACTGACCATAGACGCAATCCGTGCGCATCGGCGACTGGTCGAAAAGGCCGACGAACTTTTCCAGGCCCTGCCGGAAAGCTATAAGTCGGGAAAGGAAGTCGGAGGCCCACAGCATCTGTGTTACATCGAGGCCAGTATCGAGATGCACGCGCAGATGAGCGCTGTCAGCACGCTGATCAGCATTCTTGGCTATATCCCGAACGCCACCGTGAACTGA
- a CDS encoding PAS domain S-box protein produces MNILNRGANACAVLAALSKSQAMIEFDLSGRILTANDNFCRALGYELSEIIGKHHSMFVEPAFVKSADYKAFWAKLAAGNFDQQQYKRIGKGGKEVWIEASYNPVMRRGKPVKVVKIATDITAQKLKVAEDAGKIEALSRAQAIIEFTPTGDVLTANENFLSALGYSLSEIQGKHHSMFCEPSYTASPDYRNFWKMLAGGDLMADEFMRLGKGGRKVFIQASYNPIFDMNGRVFKVVKFATDVTTRVENVEQLAGCLNSLADGDLAQQIEKPFIPSLERLRTDFNAASDKLKRAMATVADNARAISAGSSEIRTAADELAKRTEQQAASVEETAAALEEITTTVKDSSRRAEEAGQLVARTREHAEHSGEVVRDAIGAMDQIETSSREISNIIGVIDEIAFQTNLLALNAGVEAARAGEAGKGFAVVAQEVRELAQRSAKAAKEIKTLITSSGSQVQSGVSLVTKAGSALQEIATQVHDINTNVVAIVEAAREQSNALGEINKAVNSVDQGTQQNAAMVEEQTAASHSLAREAAALFELLEHFRFDDTGRTQAFAGQVHRPSVAPVAKPSSRAAQVFAA; encoded by the coding sequence GTGAATATTCTCAATCGTGGTGCCAATGCATGCGCGGTACTTGCCGCCCTCTCTAAATCTCAGGCCATGATCGAATTCGATCTGTCCGGCAGGATACTCACTGCCAACGACAATTTCTGCCGGGCGCTCGGCTATGAGCTATCAGAAATTATCGGCAAACATCACAGCATGTTCGTTGAACCGGCATTTGTGAAATCGGCGGATTATAAGGCGTTCTGGGCGAAACTCGCCGCCGGCAACTTCGACCAGCAGCAATATAAGCGCATCGGCAAGGGCGGCAAGGAAGTCTGGATCGAGGCGTCCTATAACCCTGTCATGCGCCGTGGCAAGCCGGTCAAGGTTGTCAAGATCGCCACCGACATCACCGCCCAGAAGCTGAAAGTTGCAGAAGATGCCGGCAAGATCGAGGCCTTGTCGCGGGCGCAGGCGATTATCGAGTTCACGCCGACCGGCGACGTCCTGACCGCCAACGAGAATTTCCTGTCCGCCCTCGGATATTCTCTGAGCGAGATCCAGGGCAAACACCATTCGATGTTCTGCGAACCATCCTATACCGCGTCGCCCGACTATCGGAATTTCTGGAAGATGCTTGCAGGCGGGGATTTGATGGCGGACGAGTTCATGCGGCTCGGCAAGGGTGGTCGCAAGGTCTTTATCCAGGCATCCTATAATCCGATCTTCGATATGAACGGCAGAGTTTTCAAGGTCGTGAAATTCGCGACCGACGTGACCACCCGGGTCGAAAACGTCGAACAGCTCGCGGGCTGCCTGAACAGTCTGGCGGACGGTGACCTGGCGCAGCAAATCGAAAAACCGTTCATCCCCTCGCTCGAACGTTTGCGCACCGATTTCAACGCCGCCTCCGACAAGCTGAAGCGCGCGATGGCGACTGTCGCCGACAACGCCAGGGCGATCTCCGCGGGATCCAGCGAGATTCGGACCGCCGCCGACGAGCTGGCAAAACGCACCGAGCAACAAGCCGCCTCGGTCGAGGAGACCGCCGCTGCGCTCGAGGAAATCACCACAACGGTCAAGGATTCCAGTCGTCGGGCGGAGGAGGCTGGCCAACTCGTTGCACGCACCCGCGAACATGCAGAGCATTCCGGGGAGGTGGTGCGCGACGCGATCGGCGCCATGGATCAGATCGAAACGTCCTCTCGCGAGATCTCCAACATCATCGGTGTCATCGATGAGATCGCGTTCCAGACCAACCTCCTGGCGCTGAATGCCGGTGTCGAAGCGGCCCGTGCCGGCGAAGCGGGCAAGGGATTCGCGGTCGTCGCGCAGGAAGTCCGCGAGCTCGCGCAGCGATCGGCCAAGGCCGCCAAGGAAATCAAGACGCTGATCACCTCGTCGGGCAGCCAGGTCCAGAGCGGGGTATCGCTTGTCACGAAAGCCGGTTCCGCGCTGCAGGAAATCGCAACCCAGGTCCACGACATCAACACGAATGTCGTCGCGATTGTCGAAGCGGCACGCGAGCAGTCGAACGCTCTCGGTGAGATCAACAAGGCCGTGAACAGCGTCGATCAGGGAACGCAACAAAACGCCGCGATGGTCGAGGAGCAGACGGCGGCCAGCCACAGCCTTGCTCGCGAGGCCGCCGCGCTATTCGAGCTGCTGGAGCATTTCAGGTTCGATGATACCGGCCGAACGCAAGCGTTTGCTGGCCAGGTTCATCGGCCATCCGTCGCGCCAGTCGCCAAACCGTCGAGCCGCGCTGCCCAGGTCTTCGCTGCGTAG
- the traR gene encoding transcriptional regulator TraR — translation MQHWLDKLTDLAAIQGDECILKDGLADLAEHFGFTGYAYLHIQHKHTIAVTNYHRDWRSAYFENNFDKLDPVVKRAKSRKHVFAWSGEQERSRLSKEERAFYAHAADFGIRSGITIPIKTANGSMSMFTLASERPAIDLDREIDAVAAAGAVGQLHARISFLQTTPTVEDAAWLDPKEATYLRWIAVGMTMEEVADVEGVKYNSVRVKLREAMKRFDVRSKAHLTALAIRRKLI, via the coding sequence ATGCAGCACTGGCTGGACAAGTTGACCGATCTTGCCGCAATTCAGGGCGACGAGTGCATCCTGAAGGATGGCCTTGCCGACCTTGCCGAACATTTCGGCTTCACCGGCTATGCCTATCTCCATATCCAGCACAAACACACCATCGCGGTCACCAATTATCATCGTGACTGGCGATCGGCTTATTTCGAGAACAACTTCGACAAACTCGATCCGGTCGTCAAGCGCGCGAAATCCAGGAAGCACGTCTTTGCCTGGTCCGGCGAACAGGAACGATCGCGGCTATCGAAGGAAGAGCGTGCCTTCTACGCGCATGCGGCCGATTTCGGCATCCGCTCCGGCATCACCATTCCGATCAAGACCGCCAACGGATCGATGTCGATGTTCACGCTGGCGTCGGAAAGGCCGGCGATCGACCTCGACCGTGAAATCGACGCGGTCGCAGCCGCGGGCGCCGTCGGGCAGCTCCATGCCCGCATCTCTTTCCTTCAGACCACTCCGACAGTGGAAGATGCCGCCTGGCTCGATCCGAAAGAGGCGACCTATCTCAGATGGATCGCCGTCGGCATGACAATGGAGGAAGTCGCAGACGTGGAGGGCGTCAAGTACAACAGCGTCCGTGTCAAGCTCCGCGAGGCCATGAAGCGCTTCGACGTTCGCAGTAAGGCCCATCTCACCGCCCTCGCAATCAGAAGAAAGCTGATCTGA
- a CDS encoding sucrose phosphorylase: MQNKVQFITYVDRLTRGGFRQLKELVDGKFAGLFGGVHVLPFFNPIDGADAGFDPTDHTIVDPRLGDWEDVRALSGSVEIMADLIVNHVSSQSGAFTDFIAKGSASEFADMFMTFDKVFPDGATEEDLLRIYRPRPGLPFSKVTLADGTQRMLWTTFTPEQIDIDVHSAKGTTYLETILDRFSEANVTAIRLDAAGYAIKKAGSSCFMIDDTYAFLEEVAGKARNRGMEVLVEIHSYHRDQIEIAKKVDRVYDFALPPLILHALFTGDATPLAKWLAISPRNAITVLDTHDGIGVIDVGAHSDGRAGLLEPQAIDNLVEEIHRRSDGQSRQATGAAASNLDLYQVNCTYYDALGRNDNDYLIARAIQFFAPGIPQVYYVGLLGGVNDMDLLAKTGVGRDINRHFYGNDEIGTALETPLFHRLSNLIRFRNTHPAFGGALKATIADAGALVLSWQHGDAFAELKISFADRKASIAASGQSEMQIVE; encoded by the coding sequence ATGCAAAACAAAGTGCAGTTTATCACCTATGTTGACCGCCTGACCAGAGGTGGTTTCAGGCAATTGAAGGAACTGGTCGATGGCAAGTTCGCTGGCCTGTTCGGCGGCGTCCATGTCTTGCCTTTCTTCAATCCGATCGATGGCGCTGATGCCGGATTCGATCCAACAGATCACACGATCGTCGATCCGCGCCTCGGCGACTGGGAGGATGTGCGGGCTTTGTCGGGATCCGTGGAAATCATGGCCGATCTTATCGTCAACCATGTCTCATCGCAATCCGGCGCATTCACGGACTTCATTGCCAAGGGTTCGGCGTCCGAATTTGCCGACATGTTCATGACGTTCGATAAGGTATTTCCCGATGGCGCCACCGAAGAAGACCTTCTGAGGATCTATCGACCGCGCCCCGGTTTACCGTTTTCGAAGGTGACCCTGGCTGATGGTACTCAGCGGATGCTCTGGACAACCTTCACACCGGAGCAGATCGACATCGATGTCCACAGCGCCAAAGGCACAACCTATCTCGAAACGATCCTCGATCGCTTTTCGGAGGCGAATGTGACGGCGATCCGCCTCGACGCCGCGGGATACGCGATCAAGAAAGCGGGCAGCAGTTGCTTCATGATCGACGATACCTACGCATTCCTCGAAGAAGTGGCTGGAAAGGCCCGCAACCGCGGCATGGAGGTTCTGGTCGAGATTCATAGTTATCATCGTGACCAAATCGAGATCGCGAAGAAGGTCGACCGGGTCTACGATTTCGCACTACCACCGCTCATCTTGCATGCATTGTTTACGGGAGACGCCACGCCGCTGGCAAAGTGGCTGGCAATAAGCCCCCGTAACGCGATCACCGTTCTCGACACCCATGACGGGATCGGCGTTATAGATGTCGGTGCCCATAGCGACGGCCGGGCGGGCCTCCTCGAACCCCAGGCGATCGACAATCTTGTGGAAGAGATCCATAGGCGATCGGATGGCCAGAGCCGCCAGGCGACGGGGGCCGCTGCATCGAATCTGGACCTTTATCAGGTAAACTGCACCTACTATGACGCGCTTGGTCGCAACGATAATGATTATCTCATCGCTCGGGCAATTCAGTTTTTTGCTCCAGGAATTCCGCAAGTCTATTATGTCGGTTTATTGGGCGGCGTAAACGATATGGACCTGCTCGCCAAAACGGGCGTGGGGCGTGACATTAACCGGCACTTTTACGGCAACGACGAAATCGGTACGGCCCTTGAGACGCCGCTCTTCCATCGCCTTTCAAATCTGATCCGTTTCAGGAACACCCATCCCGCCTTCGGTGGAGCGCTCAAGGCCACCATTGCTGATGCCGGAGCGTTGGTGCTTTCATGGCAACACGGCGATGCTTTTGCTGAATTGAAGATCTCATTTGCCGACCGCAAGGCGAGCATTGCCGCATCTGGTCAGAGCGAGATGCAGATCGTCGAGTGA